One stretch of Mercenaria mercenaria strain notata unplaced genomic scaffold, MADL_Memer_1 contig_897, whole genome shotgun sequence DNA includes these proteins:
- the LOC123535637 gene encoding uncharacterized protein LOC123535637: MIQLWYVGLLITAGAFTYVSACTCGKVPTLQEFFCNSQFSSVFTIENTGTVVRTGTGSGRVYEVKRLRQYRTIELDDKPDVTKLYTYDGGSFCGVTFVPEAYYLVTGYYRTFHGQVQMWTSTCFFQAYYGENPLETFVAPQCNTTRPDIKTDQEPIA, from the exons ATGATACAGCTATGGTATGTTGGACTTCTGATCACGGCCGGTGCTTTCACTTACGTTTCAGCATGCACGTGCGGCAAAGTCCCGACTCTGCAGGAGTTTTTCTGCAATTCGCAATTTT CAAGTGTGTTTACGATCGAAAACACTGGGACTGTAGTGCGAACAGGTACAGGTTCGGGAAGAGTGTATGAAGTGAAACGGTTGCGCCAATACAGAACTATT GAACTGGATGATAAGCCTGATGTGACTAAATTGTATACATATGATGGTGGCTCCTTTTGTGGAGTTACGTTTGTCCCAGAGGCATACTACCTTGTCACAG GGTATTACAGAACATTTCATGGCCAGGTACAAATGTGGACGAGCACGTGTTTCTTCCAGGCGTACTATGGAGAGAATCCGTTGGAAACATTTGTCGCTCCTCAATGCAACACAACAAGACCAGAT ATCAAGACGGATCAAGAACCTATAGCTTAA